The sequence gatcgtagtcttgggctcgttgagagttgctgtagatgcgctttgttgtacatttgttgcagttgctggttgattggaaggtaagttgttaactgcagctagtGTACTTTGTTCTGTAGGGgaaactgatggtttcgttgaaggggatgcttcattgttgttggtggctattacaggtgtactggggttggttagggttggtgtgaaggaagcaccggtgtcctttggtgtagttgtctccttgtccagtttatcacatggcttaccgtagtgaacagctttttggcaatattgtcatgtggccatctgattgtcataggtaacaagtgatttgcacgggattcttgtatcctgaccgaaagtcgcataagaaggtataggcctcgtcaagcgcatgcgtaacgtacgccatttagaataccggggaaaaagttcttccacttttcttttccgATAGAGAGAATCATAGTAgaacatagttttacgaatataaggatcaaTGACGCTTGAGGAaaaatcatgcacacgcacttctatagcactgtcttccatatatactggaatgttgtactaaaTGTTCttgtgctccacataatgcacattattattgtcttttgcgaattgaattgcatccaactctttatagaactggatgtaaacaaaattatttgtcttattgcattgaagtaaatgcacacgtttaatgtcaagatgcatttgctccttaagcaaaccttcaagttctcgtatcgaaggtcaaattttacactgcctgaagtcaacaataattgtgttctttcgtatcggcggtagcttttgttcgtttggttcactcatttcgagattgttctattgttcactacacaatactgtacttggtttcttctgtccctaacgtaagcggttttgttttatcgactgacttggatgagatgacaTTCATGGTTTGATGGCAGTCTCCTTTCAAGAGGATTGTAGAAATAAAATGTATGCACGATCACCATGAAAATCCATCGAAGATCGCAGCCAAGCTGACTAATGTGTTAAATTTTCATAGAAAGGTCGTATATCATGTACTCAAAACATCCAGAGGAACTTTGGCGACGACATTCATATAAAATGTCATTAGTTCAATCACACGCAATTCAGTTTGCCGTGCCATTAGGTAACCAAATTGGTCACTCAAACAGAACACCGTGCTAAAGAACTGGCCAAGTCCCATAATTGCAAACTTATAGATCAGTGATTTCCTAACTGATCCCTACCACCCACTCTAAATGGTCAGCAGGCAGGCTCTATATCTAAAATAGAGGACTTCCCCATTTACAAAAACCTATCTGCGAAAGAGTCAAAGCAAATGTATTCAtggcaagttaatatagatatgTAGATAAagttaggggctggggtccactaggagattgattgtacctattagctctctccggacagtaccagcctagatgccgtgtggaatccggcggaaaaaaatgagccaagaacagatccactgggttcctgcttccatgtcgtaaaaggcgacaattgcaggagtttctttttcctttcagttatcagatattttcaatgttttacttctgattactctattttactaaatcatctctttattcaacctatcaatttccgtctagcttcggaggaaaattttattaggaatgatttcttcttccatgttattgattatctttcaggattataaaatgaatgataaaaatcaaccattgcgcaaatccgtttatattacaaagttaataacagagataacatatatcgttatattgaatacatagtaaaaaacacttgatattaatatttcaaacagtaaattaatatttttctcggtagccggctgcccagatcaactaatattaacaattaataattttaataaataattaaaataataaagtggaaataataaagaatcaagacgcgtgtgaaatctgttaacctttgtttggtgattcaaaatgattttataataactgtttagaatatttcaatgcaatgaatcatcttttttgtctaaatcctattcgctcgtttattttgtatcacgtagtttcatttataaaatcgtgcttaatccacctagcagtgagatgatacctttttttatcaaaccgcatgtgtttttttgcatgactaaacaaacgcgaaaggtagatgcataaacgagtgactgcatactcgacagccggctgtccggagttttgtcaatttcggagattgactgtttcgtgcattatattgccagcacaaagtaacacataaaacgataatacttcaaaacattcttggtagccggctacccagagcaataaacacatgataacattattaaaacatttactaacaaagtatcctctcctgtgatgcatgtgggaatgcagaggatttctcggttcctagtagcaacatgcatcgaactaacaatcctttccctcccaagtagatctgcattcggacgtggccggcgtcggtattgatcagcatgcatggttcaatacagtttgaacagtgtgaaacaatgtgttattcccaaacatgttacttcaaaaaatcattttgcaatctcaattggtccagatcaataacggagtagcaacacacgggcggtctctaatgctaatgctaatgctaatatgTAGATAAAGTTCCCAGAAATCTTTGCTCAATCCCGTCCAGGAACAAGCCAAAAACATATTAATTTCAAATACAATGTGAATAGTGAATCATTTGAGAGATTTACAAGGAAGACAATAAAAGTGAGCGTTTAAAACTTAAAGCGTGTTATAATCAAAAAATGATCGATCAGATCAAACTTTCTATTTAAAATCGACTCATgtctcccaagtagcaattaaaacttgttaaaatgcaatgtttcacaattgctacagtacggttatttttgttggaTATGTTAGACAAGTAATTCCACGTGTttttgtataaatgtgaaaatcattcatactactgcttgtgaaaccaactcgAAAACCTGAAAGGATGATGTTCCAGGTCGGTTTTATTAACTGACTGTACAATATGTTCATTTAAACAGTTTCATATCCAGTTTTCTCTCAAAATATTACTGCtgtgaaacatatcaaacaagaaacttgttgcacatcatacaagcaaagtgcgcttttccaacCACACAATCGTTGCATCAAGAGTTAGAAATACAATACAAGAACAAAGTCTGCTACTCAATTCATACAGAGTTTAGACAAAATATTCACTTCACTTTCCTTCCTAGAAGAACTGCATCTTGTCTGTTTGCTTTGAACTGTATCTCACTGACAACATCCTGACACTTCTTCTTGACCGTGCGTTTTACAATGTCCCAATATTTTTCTATAGGGAGTTGTTCGTGTAATACCGCTCCATGATGCCGAGATAACAAATTCTGTAAAAACTGAGCGGAGCCCTTGTACTGATTGAGGACAGAAACCAGACGCTCCGATACACACACATTTTTGGTTGatgatttttaacacactttaccctataattccggaaccagatttcggatccggattaaattcaggaattccgtacaaGACCACAGTACCTTTTTTCGTTATTTgacggaggtcggatccaaatgaaattcagatgttttgtatgagaccataagaccattcatttgatcaaatcaaagtttgttgaaatcggtcacaccatctctgagaaaagcgaggaagttattttttaattggaatttttacactaatcaccttataattccggaaccggaagttggatacagattaaattcagaagttttgtgaaGGACCATGAGACCATCatccatttgtgaaaatcaatcacgtcatctccgagaaaaattaaaatccaaaaccagaagtcagatccaaagaCTTCAAACAAATTGAGTGATTTAGAGATCAGTTGGAAAGATTTAGTGCGTTTCAACATACGTGGAACCTTAAAACCTGTCATTTGATTCTAATTCTGTGAATATTACTCGACCAATCTATGATAATTCTTAAGTTCTATTTCCTAATACTTGAACCACTACAATCGGAAACCAGAAACCGGAGACTCGTTGAGCCTAAGTTAGTTATGTAGGCCATCCACTAGTAAGACCTAGTTACTAGAAGAATTTGATTAGTTTCAAAAAAGTGCTGCTTTTTACATCGTCACTTTTGAAAACATGTCaattaaataaacaattttcttcTCAATGCCCGgcaattccggaattacagtgtaaAAATTGCAAACCTTTTTACAAGTAACGATGCAAAATAGGAACGAAATGACCGAAACTCATCTAAAAATTATTCCAATATGTAACAGACTATGGATCAGCTGACAACATTTCAATGTAAAACTTCGACTTCGTGGGCGATTCTAGGATGTACAGTACCATTCCATGATTAGTGCTGTGATCCTGCGGACATTAATCTTATACCGTttccgtttttgaacctagtcgcgggctactctgactccgagtaacacatggtacgcgccctaaacaataactcatgataaaaaaaataaaaacaaactcggctggatgcgtggtgcgacccgagaaaattttcagagcgaaactacgcgattggagtccgatctagagcgaccttaggttgctaataccgttttcgttttagaacctacacgcgggcaacTCTgaatccgagtaaaacgaacacgtgttaCGCGCCCTAgacaacaactcatataaaaaagaaaaaataaacaaacttgcatggatgcgtggtgcgacccgagaaaattttcagagcgaaactacgcgattggagtccgatctagagcgacaccaggttgctaaaacaaactcatcaaaagttgttttggcgactctgggtcagctctcgggctgctctgatcaataaacgaaaacggtataaaacaaacatatcaaacgttgtttgggcgactctgggtcagctttcgggctgctctgatcaataaacgaaaacggtattaataTAGCCGATCCGAGGGTCACCCCCTCTAAGTATACCGatgaataaatatttaaaataaccgcTTGAGTTTACTGTTAAAATCATAATATCAGAAAATCAAACCAGTGCAACTAGTAAATTAACTAATTGCTTTCCAATTAACCTATTATAATTCAACATTGTTTGAAATGAGAGTAATATTCTATTGCATATTTTTATTTAGTTCCAAAACTCTAGCGTTACGTTACCCGATCGACTGAAGCTTTCGCTATCAGGCAGCAACAAAGCTGTCAGGTCAAACGGGAAGCTCTCTACATCGACTAGTCGATGTGAGCATTCCACAGCCCCTCCGTATCGTTGCTCTTCAGCTTTCCACGTATCGACTCACAGTGTTCCGAATCGTCTTGCATTTCCTCCGGACAGGCTAGGGTAAACTTTCTCCACAGACAGTAGCCAAAATGGAAACCTTCCGGATTACATGTTCCGTCATCACTCGAGTGCTTCTCGTGCTCTTCCTCGGCGAACTGGAAACATTCACTGATTATGCCATCAAGGAGAGGTACTTTCCACTCGGCAATGCTAAAATGTTCCTTCAAAGCTTTGGCCAAATCCTCCTGCAGTAACTCACCCTTCTCATCTGCTAGGTCATGCTTTTTGGTAATGCATTCGATCAAGCAAACCAAACCTTTACGATTTTTTAGCAGTTCATCTTCTGTACAACAGGAAGGAAAACAATAATTACTATTTGAAACAAACCAAACCTGAACATTCGAAACAGGTTTTACCGGACATCGCAGTTAGACCAAGTTCCTCAGCGCATTCACGTCTCACGACTTGGACTTTTTCGTGATTTAATGATTCTTCAAATCCATCCTTGCAGCAACGCAACGGCGGACTCCGGTGAGAACGGTAGGAAGCCGATGTTTCGTTACACGGTGTAGCATAACCTGGACCAGTCACTACGGCGAGTATCACTAGCACTTTTATAactattttgttcatattgactGTCTGAAGGAAAAACCCGAACTAACTAAACTGTTGTATCAACCACCAACATCTTTATATATACCGAGTCGAACAATTTGTTTTCTGCTCCGTAGCCGAGAATTTTTGTTCGGTGTGAGGTTTTCTTCCCTAATGCACATTGTTTTCATAATGCACTATTCGTTGAATAATTACTGATGTACTGAAATTGAGGAAATGTGTTGATCAgccgaagcaaaaaaaaaacaagtgtcaaCTATTTCCTGTGGCGAACTCTAGTCGTTCTACGTAAACACATGAAGATTAATTAATAAATCCACAGATAAAGATAAGCTACACAGAAGTTTACTGCAATTAAATTATggaattcaacaataatgttcatTGTGTCAGGTACATCATATATTTATAAGCAATAGAAGATTTATGTATTGAATTGAAGGATTAATGCATTAAATTTCTTCGTGCTCATGGACTTTGAAGAGGACAGAAGATAATCCGTAAAAGTCTGAGATGAGTTAaatgcacccttctaacaaacaaaccatcaagcGGGTTCAAGGTGATATAGCGAAATtcgttattatatggccggaagCTACTGTTTGTAGGACATTAGGATGGGACAAGGTTGAACGTTATGATAaaactccaccaaacttttcgtttttctttttgGTCCTATAAGAACTATGCAAAGTTTTAGTTCGATCGGTGAAACTACATTTTCGcacccgaggtttaaagtttgtatgggatttaataTGGGGAAACTaacttttcacaaaaaaaaatcggttggaCATTACCGTATAGAATCTAACAATCAGTGCATTTAATTTCACGAATTTGGTGAAGAAACTAATATCTTTTTACATTCATTATACTCGCTCGGTGTCAGTGTGTTGCGCGGAATTTTGTTCAACAAAACGGTTTTGTGATGTGTTGTTTActgttatttgtttatttctgcTGGTATTTATTTGCACGCTTGttgctcggaaaagaaaacgggtgtaAAATAGCATAACGCTAATTGTTCCGAAATTGTATTATTTTCGTGCGGTGTAAATCACTGAAAATTACtcaaatcgatcaaaaacatttCTCGAGTGTTTCCAATGAAACTCGATATAAGGTGTGTCCATCCACGACattttgtgaaaagaaaaagatgTGAAAGTGAAGTTTTATCAAAGCGGAAGAACGGAAAATTTTGCATTGTtaacagagctaataaaagtcattttcattgactcaaaatagacgaaaatgacgagaaattaatgtcactttcagcttcgcttgcacactatgagaacgaaaaccatgtccagtcaatgacataaggctttcaaaattgtattctttcttCCATTTTCCCCTTAAGTCATTtgctgttttcagtgaaaatcccatagtatgcagtgtcggtattcaacctaagctttgagaatcgaaaatgacagcaaaaggtttcacaatgacttttacctgttggtgctcgaatccgcagtagttttggtttccaaagtggTTCTGTGAtaaaattacttcgatttgtcatattttagtcactctttatagccaagtgtcacagattttcaatacatcgatgaaagaatgagaattgaaattctgctggtgctccctgcagacgttagtcACTCTTCCTTTTTTGGCAACTGTAGTCTCTCATTTTgttaatgagaaacgaaaatgcttcgtctctcttcgtttcttCTGGTGTCGATAAtttgcgaatgagacagtaaaatattgaaaatgaggttgttggaatggtttctttcattgagaatgggtgaaaattttaagctctgattgTTATGCAAGGTTGAAATGTGGAATCTGAAGTAGAATATGTAATGGAAAGAGCTTTGAGCGTTTATAAAAAGGCTCTTAACGAAACTATTTTCGGTGTATTGATCCAGCCAAATCATAATATCTTCCTATAAGTAtatgtaggggagagtgttcgattACCGgtacccttttattttaagctcataacttctgacttagtACAAATTTGGCGGACatctatactgcccatacttgcatatcagtccgatatggaaaatcggcaagtCGAGAAAAATACGATTaaaatattcgcccttattctgaataacgacgtattgatttttcgatcgaatgtggttctatcgaatcatagctacctttgattttgctagcgttatggggaatactagagtgactataatcagagtggcgacagctgttcgtttggaatgacagctcccagttccaaacgagcaaacgacctgtcaattcaatgtaaagctaatggaatgttttgaattgttgccaaaattacggatgagatgtcgtcactctggttataggcactctagggaatacaaatgaaatacgagcgaaaaaaagatacgacgttattcagaataagggcgattatttccgaattttttgatatattgtgctacctaatgctaaatcgtcaatgaaatatcggtaatacacctttactattccaacatttcagcaaataaaattattgaaatgcactgaatgggactgatatgcgggtattttgcatatgggacagacatgatattttttttcacattttactgaacaaaccctcaacttttatagcaatttctaagagtatattgaggatagatttcattcctcaagctaactcaaaaatggcgaaaattgatatgggactgatatgcgagtatgggcagtatacatcaacggaaagctaaagtccctagctaacaactgattaggaaactaagttgattcattcgattgaaaaaactatattatcaatttagtaaagtggtaAATTTTGTCCATTTCaagaaaggtgttcggttaccggcactccGAAAAATTTCTCTTAGAATAgacaaatataagcaaaatctgcaattattcaaagaaaaaaagaaatttgttCTTTTCGgtggcgttttggacaaaagtcttcattatcTGATGGCGACTTCGCCTAGGCTCTCTTGGCCGATtattgcacggaacgaccgaaattagctctgtgcctaacTCGTATTACTgtatttgaattagttgattttagcaacaaaatttccataataactataaaattagttaaaattgagaatttactttgctgaaaaaactcttatttttagagaatgtgtttagttggcgaatattctggacacaaaccaacaatatttcaatccaacacgaaattttcattgacaactaattttgttattaaaatcgaaaaatttgtttctatttatctatcaccatcattactgaaggacaacacaaagaaaacaaaaatgagattggttttattaacaagtttattagccaaaaactcatgagaaatgtcaaagcaaaacaatcctaaagctaaagctaaaagggacagtcttgttgaaactgcttgcaaacaatttagatgtttttcgcatgtgtcacGATGTGtcaccatatataaatttctaaaccg comes from Malaya genurostris strain Urasoe2022 chromosome 3, Malgen_1.1, whole genome shotgun sequence and encodes:
- the LOC131437914 gene encoding uncharacterized protein LOC131437914, yielding MNKIVIKVLVILAVVTGPGYATPCNETSASYRSHRSPPLRCCKDGFEESLNHEKVQVVRRECAEELGLTAMSEDELLKNRKGLVCLIECITKKHDLADEKGELLQEDLAKALKEHFSIAEWKVPLLDGIISECFQFAEEEHEKHSSDDGTCNPEGFHFGYCLWRKFTLACPEEMQDDSEHCESIRGKLKSNDTEGLWNAHID